The sequence below is a genomic window from Thalassomonas haliotis.
AATCATCTAAAGAGACGCCAACAGATTGCACTTCAAGTTCATCTTGCTTTTCAATATCGGCCGCTTCCGTGCCTTTTTTTTCTTGTGTCATGTTATAGCTTCCTTTAATTGAATATTGGGTAGTTGTTACGGCAAAAGTTATCTATTGAAAATAACATCTTAGTAACAAAACTAACTTAGCAAACTAATCTGGCAGAGAACACAAAACCCCAGTCATAGTAAGGTTAAAATTCAGCCAAACTTTCTCTGCAGGCAAGCCCCCTAAAAATACAGCTTCAAAGCTCAGCCAGATAACCACAACAAGGCCAAAACCAATAGACAGCTTGTGCCATTGTTGCGTGTTGCTACACAGCTCTGCTTTTCCTGTATAAACATGATAAAACAAACACTTATCGGCAATTTAAAAGCTTGGATATAAGGGTTGCCGGTAAAGTTTTATGCCTGGCACAGGCTCGTTTATCACCTTGTCGATAACCGCACCGCCACGTGATTTGGCTGTGTTTTTTCAACTAAGTGACCGGGGCGCACAGTTATTAAGGCATTATTCATGCCTTTACCCGCCATAAAACAAAGGAGCTTGTTGGCTAAATAATCCCCTTAATTGTCTGCAATTTAGTGGTCGATATTGACGGCCGCTGCCGGGGCTATTTACCTTTGGCCGTGAATTATCCTTTTTGGCTGTGTTTATAGCCGTCTGCGTGAGAAAAATGCCATAAAGAATCGCCACAGAGCCATTTTTCGCTACGGCAAGGAAGCCAGGGCATGCAGGCAAGAAATACAGTATGGTGTTAAATCAAAAATGGATGCCGATTGTGTCAATTGGCCTTAGCTGTCGCCTATAAAGGGGCAATGGCCGTAATAGCTTAAGCGAGCTTGTTGATGGCGATTAGCTCGCCTTTGATCCCGGCTCGGGGCAGAGCCTTTGCCGGGCAAGCCAATTCACTTTTATCTAAACTGGCAAAACCACGCGTCCAAAGTGCCATTTTCTGCCCGTCAAGATCCAGGCTGCCATCGCGGTTTATTTTCCCCAGGTTATTACGGTCATCGTCAAACATTATCGTGCATTTAGCCAGGCGGCCATCGGCGCGAATAAGCAATTGCCTGGGTTTAGCCGCATAACAAATGTAGGGATTATCGGCTTTATCGTTATTATCTGTGTCGTTACTCTTGTTATCACTGCTTTCTTGATCGCCCGGCTTTGTTTGATATTCATTGTTAACCGTTTTTTCTCCCTCACCAGCCAAGATAACCTTTATTTTTGAAATAAGCGCATCGAGGCCTTGCTTATCTTTGGGGACATATTCACTGACGTCTCCGCGAACACTCTTGCCCAGGTTGCTAATGCCACGAACAAAGGTGTGGTAGCGTTTATCCTTGCCGAAGTTGCGCCTGACCAGATGGGCAAGCGCCAGCATGGCCCTGCCGTTAGTTTTTGTGACATGCATCCGCAATAAAATGGAAAAATGAAGGTGACTTGACTGAAAGCTGAGTAAGTTTTGCCAGATACGATCAAAAGTGCCCTGCCCGTTTATCCGGACTCGTGTTTTATCATGGGCTTGCCCGGTGCCATCCAGGCTCACCTGGTAGTGTGTTATGCCGAGATTGATAAATGCTTCCAGGGT
It includes:
- a CDS encoding radical SAM protein — translated: MNFAKDFKKSFITSTSDGFLHLIILPTEKCNFRCLYCYEDFSIGKMSQDTVEGIKNLLINSAPCLKKLVVSWFGGEPTLNSQVIIEISRQIQQLKEKHDFQYLADMTTNGYLLDKNTLEAFINLGITHYQVSLDGTGQAHDKTRVRINGQGTFDRIWQNLLSFQSSHLHFSILLRMHVTKTNGRAMLALAHLVRRNFGKDKRYHTFVRGISNLGKSVRGDVSEYVPKDKQGLDALISKIKVILAGEGEKTVNNEYQTKPGDQESSDNKSNDTDNNDKADNPYICYAAKPRQLLIRADGRLAKCTIMFDDDRNNLGKINRDGSLDLDGQKMALWTRGFASLDKSELACPAKALPRAGIKGELIAINKLA